A portion of the Cryptomeria japonica chromosome 5, Sugi_1.0, whole genome shotgun sequence genome contains these proteins:
- the LOC131875921 gene encoding AAA-ATPase At4g25835-like, with amino-acid sequence MTIRENISHLFSRSQKTVIELTEKIWSLTGALRLLQSILPKEVGAILSKFFLYRVGSFFNLYSEMKIEELNKSNDYGLNSLYFMAEEYVGNLESITEARRLCLSDIAFSNKDGMRISPDNGEVIWDCFQGVTVWWTMSKTKTFINKHSSLESHILTVRAKNPDIDFFHAYFSHIERSSTNYTKTDNNLVISLNNKHSKEFNERIGRSWKRGYFLYGPPGTGKTSLVAAIAKYMKYDLFELKLSKVKDNSELRQLLGKTWNKSVIIIDMQSNVALPRTRTAHFLRQTDL; translated from the exons ATGACCATAAGAGAAAACATTTCCCACCTGTTTTCAAGAAGTCAAAAAACGGTAATCGAATTGACAGAAAAAATATGGTCATTAACAGGAGCCTTAAggctacttcagagtattcttcCCAAGGAGGTTGGAGCAATCTTGAGCAAGTTCTTCTTATACCGAGTTGGATCATTTTTCAATCTCTACAGTGAGATGAAGATTGAGGAGCTCAATAAATCAAATGATTATGGTTTAAATTCTCTGTATTTCATGGCAGAAGAATATGTGGGAAACCTAGAGAGCATCACCGAGGCTCGAAGATTATGCTTGAGTGACATAGCATTTAGCAACAAAGATGGTATGAGGATAAGCCCAGACAATGGTGAAGTAATTTGGGACTGCTTTCAGGGAGTCACTGTATGGTGGACCATGTCCAAGACCAAAACCTTCATTAACAAGCACAGTTCGCTCGAGTCTCACATTCTCACGGTCAGAGCCAAGAATCCAGACATAGATTTTTTTCATGCTTATTTTTCACACATTGAAAGAAGTTCAACCAACTATACTAAAACAGATAATAATCTCGTAATCTCACTGAATAACAAACACAG TAAAGAATTTAATGAACGCATTGGGCGTTCTTGGAAACGGGGGTATTTCCTTTATGGGCCTCCTGGAACGGGAAAAACAAGCCTCGTTGCAGCAATTGCTAAGTATATGAAATACGATCTTTTCGAACTTAAGCTCTCCAAGGTGAAAGACAATAGTGAGCTACGTCAGCTTTTAGGGAAAACGTGGAACAAATCTGTTATTATTATTGACATGCAGTCCAACGTAGCTCTCCCTCGCACCAGAACAGCACATTTCCTTCGGCAAACTGATCTCTGA
- the LOC131035383 gene encoding AAA-ATPase At4g30250-like: MSILNRVIAHLYSLLGFFRLLENLIPQHVRDIFNRWQLSLEQYFNLNYNIISIPEYKGRFLWPSKIFGRANSYLTNLERKCHHPRALVAIRAPRKRTVILQPGFTEMIEDSFRGSKMWWTRSIEWKPMQKSDQFEEKRLFTLKVARPSKSLLYDYCAHLKKIADKIEEKNRDISLWINDHDEFSRILFNHPCTFDCLALDLSLKDRILTDLDNFREGKHFYGETGRAWKRGYLLSGPPGTGKSSLIAAIANYMKYDIYDFELSKVASNGKLRLLLSQTTRKSIILVEDIDCSLTESSPHPKSDDYSDVEDNDNVTLSGLLDLTDGLCSSLGDERIIIFTTTHPDDIDPALLRPGRMDMHIELSFCNFPAFKILARNYLQIEDHELYAAVKEKMAAGAKMVPVDIIKILLRNVDNPFRALNALVSALDVKVKETEYM, encoded by the coding sequence ATGTCGATTTTGAATCGAGTGATAGCACATTTGTATTCTCTGTTAGGATTCTTCAGACTTCTTGAAAATCTCATTCCTCAGCACGTACGCGACATATTCAACCGATGGCAACTATCACtcgagcaatatttcaatctcaactACAATATCATCAGCATACCGGAGTACAAAGGGAGATTTCTTTGGCCCAGCAAGATATTCGGCCGAGCGAACTCCTATCTCACAAATCTTGAACGCAAATGCCATCATCCTCGAGCGCTCGTTGCAATTAGAGCCCCCAGAAAGAGAACTGTTATTCTCCAGCCTGGTTTTACAGAAATGATTGAAGACTCTTTCCGAGGATCCAAAATGTGGTGGACGAGATCAATCGAATGGAAGCCAATGCAAAAGAGCGATCAGTTTGAAGAGAAACGCTTGTTTACACTCAAAGTGGCAAGGCCTAGCAAATCATTGTTATATGATTATTGTGCCCATCTTAAGAAAATTGCAGACAAAATTGAGGAGAAGAATAGAGATATAAGTCTCTGGATCAACGATCACGATGAATTTAGCCGGATTCTGTTCAACCATCCCTGTACTTTCGATTGCCTAGCACTCGATCTTTCTCTAAAGGATCGCATTTTGACAGATCTTGACAACTTTAGAGAAGGTAAACATTTTTATGGAGAAACTGGTCGTGCATGGAAACGTGGGTACCTTCTTTCTGGCCCTCCTGGAACTGGAAAATCAAGCCTTATCGCCGCCATTGCCAATTACATGAAGTACGATATATATGATTTTGAGCTCAGTAAAGTCGCTAGTAATGGAAAACTACGATTGCTTCTTTCTCAAACAACGAGAAAGTCTATTATTCTTGTTGAGGACATTGATTGCTCGCTCACTGAATCTAGTCCTCATCCAAAGAGTGATGATTACAGTGATGTTGAGGATAATGATAATGTTACCCTCTCTGGGTTGTTAGATTTAACAGATGGGTTGTGTTCCTCCTTAGGAGACGAGCGAATTATTATCTTTACCACCACCCACCCAGATGATATTGATCCTGCTCTGCTGCGCCCTGGTAGGATGGACATGCACATCGAACTCTCCTTCTGCAACTTTCCTGCATTTAAAATTCTTGCTAGAAATTATTTGCAGATTGAGGATCACGAGCTCTACGCTGCTGTGAAAGAGAAAATGGCGGCTGGGGCCAAGATGGTTCCAGTGGATATTATAAAGATTCTTTTGAGAAACGTTGATAACCCTTTTAGAGCATTGAATGCATTGGTTTCTGCACTCGATGTAAAGGTGAAAGAAACGGAATATATGTAG